CAGCCAAGAGTGTAGCGGATGAGCCTTCTCCGAGGACTGTCTTTATTTAACTATTGTCCTGTGCTGCCACCCAGTGCTTATTTACTGTATTGCACTCAGCCACACAAATCAACCCGGTGCAAAGGAATCTCATACCAGAGTACAGTGACAACAGGAGCATTCAATTAATAAGGAAATtactggagggaaaaaaaaaaaaaaaagtactttatAAACTTTAGACTACAGTACAAAAACTATAAAggggatacacacacacaatgcacacCGTACAAAACGGACATAGATCCCACAAAACCTGACATATTTTATGAACAGCTTTGGAAGTGTACACTTGAATAATACAGAAGTGATGAATGTTAAATATCAGCAaagatacaaataaaaaataaagcttTGGAAGTATTGCACAAAAAGACCAAAATGGAGTGATGCTCAGTGGAACCGCTTTCTGCTTTCAGGGTTTTCTGCGCctgtaaatgcaaataaatggaTTCGGTTCGTCCCGTACGTAAACCAGGTTTTACAAAACACAACAGCGGCTTACTTGGTGATGCAATGATGCTCAACGCCAGGTCCCATCGTGGAGCCAGCCTTCATCTCCATTGCGACAGCGCACTGTAGACAAATCACTATTTGAAACCCACTAGTACAATAAAAGCCCTTCATTGCTCATTTTAATAggacggcaaaaacaaataggcATATTTCCCTGCAGGGCTCGGATGACAAATGTTTCTAATGGTTGCATTTGTTTCGCAACGCGACCAAGCAGTTTGCTCATCTCTTCCAGTTTTCGGATGACAATCATCTTACCCTGTTCTCCACATCGGCCAAAGATCCACCTTTTTGACTACTGCCATCTCCTTCTGAAGACTTCCTTTTGCGGCTTGGGACACAAAAACATacaagtttcattttttttaaaaaacacaatTGTTGACAGCGTCTGCAACCTCAGTGGTTAACTCCAGACAAAGAGTGAATACCATTCAATGTTGGTGAGCTGCTGTTTCAATGTCTCGATGTCCGTGAACTGGACAGCCTGTCCTCCTCCTCTGGTCTTCATCACATCACCCTGGAACGTGTACGATGAGCAAGTGGCCCATGTAGTCCCTCAGTGACGCTCCACGACTCACCTTAATAAGTTGGGTCTGGATTTCGCCATCCGAGGCAATTTCCTGGTGCGTCAACACGTATCTGTCGCACTTGGACAGCACCTTCTCATTGGGCGCAGACACTTTGATGGCGTTGGGAATGATGGGCTGGAGCACCGTTCCCAAGTCCAGGCTGGAGGAAGGCTTGTGGTCCACCCACTTTTCTCCACCTGCTGAGCGGGAGCGCCGGTGCAGGGGCCGGACTGGCGCCGACGTCTGgtttgagcacacacacacgaggggGAGTCACAACCAGCCAAATtgtgaaaacaaattcaattgagcACATTTAGAAACAATGATGACGTTAAGACCCAAAGTCAGCCACTCCCACGTACCGCCGGTGAAGGCGAGGCAGATCTTTTTGCAGGCATTGGGACTCGCTCTTCCCTGgggggcggcgccggcgccgaCTTGGGTTGCGTCTGACGGGGCGCGGGACCAGGATGACTCGGCGTCTTGCCCTCCGTCACGATGGCTTTCAGCTGCTTCAGCTTCTCGTCTTTCACCCAGAGTTTGTTCTGCATCCCATGCTGCATGGCGTTCACGCGTCTCTCCTGCGTGGCCAGACGCAGGCGCCGCCACGTCATTGGTTGGCAAGACGAAAGGGATTCTTTGGCCGCATGGAGCGGAAACACTCACGCATTCTTTCTCCCACTTGTGCTGCGTGTCGGTGACCGCCCCGTGCATGCGCTGCTCCATGCGTCGCTTCTCGGACAGCTCCCTCTGCAGCCTTTGCGCTCTGGTTTCCAACTCGTGCTGCAGGGAACGCTTGTCGTCCTCGTAGATTTTGGTGGTTTTCTGAAGGATGTCAATCTGCAAACGGGGACGCGGCTCAGTCGGAGAAAGCAGCTGTGAAGGCCTTGAGCCTTGGACACGAGCCCACCTTATGCTCGAGCATCTTTGCTTTTTTCTCCAAGCGCTCAATTTCCGCCGTGTTGTTTTGGATGATCTTGTCCTTCTCCAGAAGCTTGCTGTTCTGTTCGTGCATGTAATTCTCTTTGGAGTTGATATTGCCGTCGAGCTGTTGCAGAAGAGATGTCATCCTGCTGGCTaaaagacgaaaaaaaaaaaaaaagaagtcaggcCAGAAGGTTCAGCGGGGGGTGAGGTCAACCATGAACGGTCACCTGCTTTGTTGTAGTCCTCCAACATGGCCCGTCTGATTCTGTGTCTGTTCTGCAGAGCCTCGATCAGCCTCGGCAGGGTGATGTCATCGTGAGCGTCCGTCACCTCGATGGAGGGGATAGGAGGGAGGCTGTGCGTCGCCAAGTTCAAAACTGAACTTATGTCTGTGAGGAAACACAacagaatttttttcttttttttgggggtagtGTGGAAAACTTTCATTTTTCTCCTCTTTGGCCATGAAAGGATGACACGACAAACTACCTGTGTCGACCGGACCACCTCGCTCCTCCAACTTGCGAGATAGCTCCTCTTTGAAAGCCTGGTTTCGATTGCGGCGCCCCGGCGTGAAGCCGTAGATGGGTCGGTCCAGCGGCCGAGCCACTTCCACTTCCTGCGTCATTTCGGCAAAGCGCATCACCAGCTGGACAATGTGGAGAAGGCCACGTTAGACAAACCGCCAACGGAAAGGGAGGCTGAGAGCGCACGCGGAGCCGACCAAGGTTTCTTCGTAGTCGTCGGCCTTCGGGTTGACGCAGACGACCATCTTGACTTTGCCTTCTCCGTCAAAATAGTTTTTGAATAGATGGGTGACTTTGGAGTCTCTGTAGGGAACCATCTAGTGCACAAAAGGATGCAATCAAATTGGGGACAACGGCGGGACAGTGGGTGGGACTCACTCACCCGGTTTGTACCGCACATCTGGTTTTCTCGCAGGACCTCGATACACGTGCGCAGAGTCAGTAGAGACTGATTGATGTTTCCTGCAAGGCAACGCGTGTGGTTGGCGGCATCCTAGGCGAGCGCAAATCTGTGACAAAATAGATCCGTTTTAGATCCTACCTGCTTCGCGGATGCGAGTGCCCTCGGCCCCCGTCCTGCCCGTTCGCTCGCTTCCTGCCAAGTCCACCAGACACAGCTGACTGACAGCCACTTGGTTCTTCTCGTTGAAAAAAGAACGAGAAGAAAACCGGAGGGTCTAGTCTGGTGTCAATGAACGTAGCTTTCTTCGGCCCCAGCTCACCTGAAGGATGCTGTCGCCATCTGCGTCCAGAGGGGCCTGCACCAGTTTGATCGTGAACACGCTGTGGGAGCGACTGGACTCGCGGTTGAGCCGGGTGTTGGCCACCTTTCTCCTCTTCTGACCTAGAGCGCCGACATTATCAACACACCAGCCAGAACCTCTTGCAAATGGATATTGGAAGGAACTCTTGCGTGGTACGCTCAGAGAGAAGATTAaaatggaggtcatttcttgGTCAGAGTCAGGGCAACAATACCAAGTCAGACAAATAGCTCGCTCCATCACAGCATGACGCTTACGTTCTTGTCTCCTTCCTTCGAAATCCACACCGCTCACCTTTCCAAAAGACTTGAAAGGCCTCCTCGGCAGATTTGACTTCAACCTCCATGCAACCGGCAACATACATGTTATGGTTCTGGTCCTCTCGGAGAATTTTAGACTGAGGTGCTCTATCGTCACCGGAAAGAAAGAAGAAGGGGCAGTGTTAGTCTCAAAACACACCAGATTGCTTGTTTCGGTCGAGTTGAGGAGGATGCGGCAGGTGGGGCTGAAAAAAGGACCGGAGCTGATTTCGGGGGAAATTGGAGCTCTGCCATGACAGACAACAAGCAGAATGCCATGGCCAGAGATGTTCTGACTGCATGCAATTGTTTTGCCAATGCCTCTGCTGCCACAAAACACGTCGGAACGCGAGCATACACAAAAACATAACATGCTTGGCGGCTTTTACTGATTCTTTTTGATTTTGCTAACTTTAGTAAGTGGCAATGGCAACGCATCCTAAGGAGCAGCTGGAATGCCAACTGTTATGGGAAACTTGAAGTTACTATTTCTTCACTGGTCACGTACGTAAAGTCAGTGTTCTGACGCAGAGGTGTGCCTCCGCCATTCCACCtagaagaaaatacaatgacattCATCTAGTGAGcatctgaaggctcctttttgaTTTCTTGGAACTCACTTGGGCCTAAATGTATCCTCCTGGTTTTCGTCGAGGAGATCATAAATGTAGTTGTTGTAGATTTCAATGTAGGACACGAAAACGCTGTAGCTGCTGTCCTCATCCACGTCATCCGCTTTGCACGCCTCGGCCGGCTTGATCATGTCGGCGATTTCGGGATCCACCTTCTGCCTAAAGCGCAAGTCGACAATTGCCGCTTAAACGTCAGAAGCGGCTTTCGTGTTCACGGACGGGACTCGGGCCAACCTGGATGAGGCGGTTTTGGGAGCGCAGACATTTTCACGCCTTTGTCTCTCCAACAGGGCATCGACTTCATTCTGGACCTCGATGCCATTTTTATCATCTGACCTAAAGACCTGCAAAAATAGATGACGTAACATTAGGTCCAAGATGTTACACAGATGTGTGAACAAAGTAGATATTCAGTGCAGGCCTTACATATCTCTTGGCCTGGAAAGACCCGATGCTGTTGAAGAGCATGTCAAGAGAGCGAGGCAGAAGTCCACCTAGGCCCTGAGAGCCAGTCATGGTAAACGTCTTCCCACTTCCCGTCACGCCATATGTAAAGAGGAGCCCTGCGATGAACAAGAGACACGCAACGGGATAAAACGGAGGTGGAGGCAACAGCAACGCTCTGAACAAAGCCTTACCATTTCTTCCATGGATGAGGTCATCAACGAGAGGCTTGGCGACACTCTCAAACAACTCCACTTGAGACACTAACACTCCAAAGACTTTTTTGA
The window above is part of the Syngnathus typhle isolate RoL2023-S1 ecotype Sweden linkage group LG7, RoL_Styp_1.0, whole genome shotgun sequence genome. Proteins encoded here:
- the kif23 gene encoding kinesin-like protein KIF23 isoform X1, whose product is MTRPAKGKTPRRQAPKKSDQKDPVGVYCRVRPLGGETEECCIEVISSSTTIQLHAPEGFKTNRNGEYKETQYSFKKVFGVLVSQVELFESVAKPLVDDLIHGRNGLLFTYGVTGSGKTFTMTGSQGLGGLLPRSLDMLFNSIGSFQAKRYVFRSDDKNGIEVQNEVDALLERQRRENVCAPKTASSRQKVDPEIADMIKPAEACKADDVDEDSSYSVFVSYIEIYNNYIYDLLDENQEDTFRPKWNGGGTPLRQNTDFTAPQSKILREDQNHNMYVAGCMEVEVKSAEEAFQVFWKGQKRRKVANTRLNRESSRSHSVFTIKLVQAPLDADGDSILQNQVAVSQLCLVDLAGSERTGRTGAEGTRIREAGNINQSLLTLRTCIEVLRENQMCGTNRMVPYRDSKVTHLFKNYFDGEGKVKMVVCVNPKADDYEETLLVMRFAEMTQEVEVARPLDRPIYGFTPGRRNRNQAFKEELSRKLEERGGPVDTDISSVLNLATHSLPPIPSIEVTDAHDDITLPRLIEALQNRHRIRRAMLEDYNKAASRMTSLLQQLDGNINSKENYMHEQNSKLLEKDKIIQNNTAEIERLEKKAKMLEHKIDILQKTTKIYEDDKRSLQHELETRAQRLQRELSEKRRMEQRMHGAVTDTQHKWEKECERRVNAMQHGMQNKLWVKDEKLKQLKAIVTEGKTPSHPGPAPRQTQPKSAPAPPPREERVPMPAKRSASPSPATSAPVRPLHRRSRSAGGEKWVDHKPSSSLDLGTVLQPIIPNAIKVSAPNEKVLSKCDRYVLTHQEIASDGEIQTQLIKGDVMKTRGGGQAVQFTDIETLKQQLTNIECRKRKSSEGDGSSQKGGSLADVENRCAVAMEMKAGSTMGPGVEHHCITKRRKP
- the kif23 gene encoding kinesin-like protein KIF23 isoform X2; amino-acid sequence: MTRPAKGKTPRRQAPKKSDQKDPVGVYCRVRPLGGETEECCIEVISSSTTIQLHAPEGFKTNRNGEYKETQYSFKKVFGVLVSQVELFESVAKPLVDDLIHGRNGLLFTYGVTGSGKTFTMTGSQGLGGLLPRSLDMLFNSIGSFQAKRYVFRSDDKNGIEVQNEVDALLERQRRENVCAPKTASSRQKVDPEIADMIKPAEACKADDVDEDSSYSVFVSYIEIYNNYIYDLLDENQEDTFRPKAPQSKILREDQNHNMYVAGCMEVEVKSAEEAFQVFWKGQKRRKVANTRLNRESSRSHSVFTIKLVQAPLDADGDSILQNQVAVSQLCLVDLAGSERTGRTGAEGTRIREAGNINQSLLTLRTCIEVLRENQMCGTNRMVPYRDSKVTHLFKNYFDGEGKVKMVVCVNPKADDYEETLLVMRFAEMTQEVEVARPLDRPIYGFTPGRRNRNQAFKEELSRKLEERGGPVDTDISSVLNLATHSLPPIPSIEVTDAHDDITLPRLIEALQNRHRIRRAMLEDYNKAASRMTSLLQQLDGNINSKENYMHEQNSKLLEKDKIIQNNTAEIERLEKKAKMLEHKIDILQKTTKIYEDDKRSLQHELETRAQRLQRELSEKRRMEQRMHGAVTDTQHKWEKECERRVNAMQHGMQNKLWVKDEKLKQLKAIVTEGKTPSHPGPAPRQTQPKSAPAPPPREERVPMPAKRSASPSPATSAPVRPLHRRSRSAGGEKWVDHKPSSSLDLGTVLQPIIPNAIKVSAPNEKVLSKCDRYVLTHQEIASDGEIQTQLIKGDVMKTRGGGQAVQFTDIETLKQQLTNIECRKRKSSEGDGSSQKGGSLADVENRCAVAMEMKAGSTMGPGVEHHCITKRRKP